ACCGGGCCCGCCAGAACTTCATCTTCCATGGAGACGGTTCGGGGGCCTTCGGCAAGGGAACGCCGTTCGGGGCCGGGGACGACTCTACCATCGATGTCGTCGCCGCGGACCTTGACGGCGACGGGGACCCGGACCTCGTGCTCGCCAACCGGGACGGTGGGGCGAACACCATCCACTGGAACGATGGCGGCAGCTTCGAGCGGGTGAGCGGATACGGGACCGGGAGCGACGAGACGCGCGGTGTGGCTGTGGGCGATGTGGACGGCGACGGGGTCCTCGACATCGTGACGGCCAACATCGGCGAGTCGAACGCCGTGTACTTCGGCGATGGATCGGGAGGGTTCGACCGCAGCCTGCCCTTCGGGCTGGCCGACGACGAGAGCTACGCGGTCCAACTCGCGGACCTGGATCTCGACGGGGATCCCGACATCGTTGTTGCGAACGTGGGCGCGCAAAACGCCGTCTACTTCAACCGGGGCGGCGAGCTCCCGGCGTTCGTCGAGTTCCGTTTCGGATGCGCGGACTGCGCGACCTACGGCTTGGGTGTGGGGGACCTGAACGGCGACGGGCTTCCGGATATCGTGACCGCGAATTCAGGGGCGCCCAACGGGCTCTTTGCGAACGTGGCGGCCGGACGGGACTAGAAGGTCTTTTCTCCGGGCAGCGCCGACGCCTGCTTTATCCAGCTCACCAGCAGATCCTCGTCCGGCTCATCGTCCTCG
This genomic stretch from Gammaproteobacteria bacterium harbors:
- a CDS encoding VCBS repeat-containing protein; translated protein: MRDLTMLVRERCLALLTAASLASPLALTPLVAQERTFRPLRSLGGGSELTASVSLGDVNGDGALDVVVANGRHWPEQNRVYLNDGDAAFTLARRLGEEEAGSYAVPLADFDGDGDLDVAVGNDRTRSLIFFNDGTGRFETGATFGAPSSTRSLTLADLDGDGQVDILVVNRARQNFIFHGDGSGAFGKGTPFGAGDDSTIDVVAADLDGDGDPDLVLANRDGGANTIHWNDGGSFERVSGYGTGSDETRGVAVGDVDGDGVLDIVTANIGESNAVYFGDGSGGFDRSLPFGLADDESYAVQLADLDLDGDPDIVVANVGAQNAVYFNRGGELPAFVEFRFGCADCATYGLGVGDLNGDGLPDIVTANSGAPNGLFANVAAGRD